ATGGATTTTAAAACTGCCGCCCGCAATGCCGATTGAATAAGATAAGGAGATATTTATTATGAAAAAGAATAATTTAACAAGTAAAATTTCAAGAACTTTAAGCAGAACAGGTATGAAACTGCGGAAGCGTAGCCCGGAAATTTTTGTAGTGGCAGGCGTGGTGACTGGCGTCGTAAGCGCGGTTATGGCTTGCCGGGCAACCATGAAAATTGACGAGGTGCTGCAGGAGCCGAGAGAAGATATTGATGATATTCACAAGTATGTAGAAGAGCATGGATATTCGGATAAATATGGTGAAAAAGATGAAAAAAAAGACCTTCTGATAGCATATACCCATTCCGGTATCGGACTGGCGAAGCTTTATGCCCCATCCGTAACGCTGGGCGTAGTATCTATCGCGGCGATTCTCGGTGGACACAATCTTCTCCGTAAGAGGAACGTTGCTTTGGTGGCAGCGTATAAAACCGTGAACAAGGGATTCAAAGAATATCGTGGTCGTGTGGTTGAGCGTTTCGGGTACGCTGTGGATAAGGAATTACGATATAACGTCCGGCAGGAAACTATTGAAGAAACTGTCACGGATTCGGAAACGGGCGAGGAGAAAACCGTAACCAAAACCATAAACGTAGCAAGCCACGGAGAGCCAAGCGAGTTTGCAAAATTCTTCGATGAGGGGTGTGAGGGATGGACGAAAGACCCGGATTTGAATCTCATGTTTCTAAGACGGCAGCAGGATTACGCAAACGACCGGCTGAAAGAACGCGGATATTTGTTCTTGAATGAGGTCTACGATATGCTCGGAATACAGCGTACCAGAAGTGGGCAGATAGTCGGATGGTTCTATGATGAAAATAATCCGATTGGAGATAATTACGTCGATTTCGGGATTTATGATGGCAGCTATGCGGCAAAACGGAATTTTGTAAATGGCTACGAGCGCACCATACTTCTCGATTTTAACGTAGATGGTCCGATTATCGATTTGATTTGAATGTCTGGATTGCGGGGGATTGGTTCTGGAAATCCATATAGAGACCAGTTTGATTTCCCGCAATTATGGAGCTACTGATATTATCAAATCATAAAAGAAAGCAGGTGGCTTTATGAGTGATGGTTATTTTATTGTGAAAACAACGCAGGGAAAGCTATTTACATTTGATGAGCGGTGTAACCGGGTATCTCATGCTGACGCACATTTGTGTAGTTTTTTTCATGAAGAACCGGGTTCGTCCGAAATTTTGGCTATGATTCCGTATAGTCAAATCGCATATATCTACGCTCGTCGGACGGATGATACATCGAAATAATAAATAGCGGACTGGAGGTGATAAACGATGGTAAACAGAATATCTGCTATATTTGCAGCACTGGCAAGTTTGTGTTTTATAAGCGGTTTCGCAATTTTGAGGATGCGCTAATGAGAGGAGGCGCGATATGGAAAGATTGGAATGGATACTGTCTACACTGGAACAGATGTTAAATACAAAACAAAAGCGGCATATCGCGGGAGGAGTTTTGGTAAGCGCTGCGCTATTGTTCGGAGGATTGGCAGTTACGGTAGTGACGTTGAAGGATGAAACTCACGAACTGGAGGAGTTCTAGAAAGGATGCGCAATGGAGAAAAAATGGTTAAATGGTTTGCTGATATTTGCAGCAGGTATGTTGACCGGTTCAGCTATTACGCTGGGATTTATTAAAAAGCAGTATGCGATGTCTGGCGGATACGGTGACTCAGACTCGCAGAATTACGATTATAAGAATTTACGTGCGGAGGCGGAAGATATAGTCACCGAGTGCGGATACACTGGCAACGTGGAAAAGAAAGAAGAGGGGGTGTCGGATATGTGTAATACGGATAAACCGTATGTTATTAAGCCGGAAGAAGCCTGTGAGACGGGGTATGACCTTGAAACGCTGACTCTCTATGCAGACGGTATACTTGAAGATAGCCGCGGAATTGTTATTGGTGACCCGGAAGGAACGGTCGGAGAGGAGTACGAATATCATTTCGACGAGTATGAAGAAGGGTCAGTATATGTCCGTAATGAAGCACATGAAATGGATTACGAAATCATACAGGTTAATGAGAACTACGCAGATGTAAAAGGATGTGTTACCGACGATGACGAAAGCTGAGAATGCGTATTTTACGTGGCTGTATGATTTGATGTGCGCGCAGCGGTTTGCCGCGGGGATTTCTTACAAGAAGCTATTCCGGAGTCTTTTCAACAGACACTTTATATACCGTATTCCTAATGACCGGAATAGGGCATCGGATGGAATCGCCCTTCGTCGTCGTTTCGAGTACGATTACACGGGAGATGCTTCGAAGGATATATATCCGGGTAAGCCCTGCAGTATACTCGAAATGATGGTTGCCCTTGCGATTCGATGCGAAAAAGATATTATGGATGACCCGCATAAAGGCGACCGTACGAGACAGTGGTTCTGGCATATGATTGTCAGTCTTGGTCTTAATGGCATGAACGATGATTGTTATGATGAATCAGTCGTAGATGATATTCTGCACAAATTTCTTTGGCGGCAATATAAAAAAACAGGCGAAGGGGGCTTGTTTACCATAAAGAATTGTACGCAGGATTTGCGCGATGCCGAAATATGGATCCAGATGCTGTGGTATCTCGACAGCATTGCTGCGGTGTAGAAAGGAGGGTGGCAAAATGTGGTTGATTTCTTAGTGATTGCGACCCAGGCGACTAAAAAGGGTGTGGAAATCTTTCCCAAATTTCGTTTATATCCGAAAAGCACGGATTTGATGATTCGCGGTGGTGATTTCTATGCCATATGGGTGGAAGAAAAGCAGATGTGGTCGACTGACGAGCAGGTTGCGTTGCAGATAATAGACAAGGAATTGAACCGGTTTGCACAGGAATATCGAAAAAGATATGATTACGACGTCCGCGTACTGTACATGTGGGATTCAAAATCCGGCATGATTGATTCATGGCATAAATATTGTCAGAGACAGATGCGAGACTCGTTCCATATGTTGGACGAAACGTTGATATTTTCCAACACAATCACGAGTAAAAATGATTACGCCAGTAAAAGACTGAGTTACCCACTGGAAGCCGGGGAAATCAAGGCATATGACCGATTGATTTCAACATTATATTCTCCGGAAGAACGTCACAAAATCGAGTGGGCGATTGGGGCAATCGTGTCCGGGGAATCAAAAACCATACAAAAATTTATGGTGCTCTACGGTGCTGCCGGGACTGGAAAATCGACGGTACTGAATATCATTGAAAAATTATTTGATGGGTATTGCACGGTATTCAGTGCGAAAGACCTCGGTTCATCTGGCAGTCAGTTTGCGCTCGAGCCTTTCAAGACAAACCCGCTTGTAGCGATTCAGCATGATGGAGAATTATCAAGGATAGATGATAATACCAGGTTAAACAGTCTCGTCTCTCACGAACTTATGACCGTAAACGAGAAATTTAAAAGCACTTATGCCAGCCGGTTTAAGTGCTTTTTGTTTGTTGGCTCAAATAAACCGGTAAAGATTACAGACGGAAAGTCCGGACTGATAAGGCGTCTGATTGACGTTCATCCGTCGGGAAAAAAGATTCCCTCCAGAGAGTATAATCAGCTCGTCCATCAGATAGATTTCGAACTCGGAGCTATTGCGTGGCATTGTCGCGGTGTCTATATGGAAAATCCGGATTACTACGATGATTATATTCCGGTGGAGATGCTTGACGCTACGAACGATTTTTATAATTTCGTGATTGATTCTTACAGTGTATTTAAAAGGGAAGACGGAACTTCTCTAAAAGCCGCCTGGGAAATGTATAAGCAATACTGCGAGGATGCAAAAGTGCCGTATCCGGATTCGAGAAGAGTGTTTAAAGAAGAACTGAAAAACTATTTCCGGGAAGTTTTAGACCGATTCGAGATGGAAGACGGAACGAGAGTGCGCAGTTATTATAAAGGCTTCCGGACAGATAAGTTCGAAATGGAAAAGAAAGAGGTGGTGAAAAAGGAGCCGGATAAAACTGAAACATGGGTTGTCCTCCAGGAGAGACAGCATGGTGTTTTCGAGGAAGAGTGTGCGGAGTG
This is a stretch of genomic DNA from Marvinbryantia formatexigens DSM 14469. It encodes these proteins:
- a CDS encoding DUF6353 family protein, with product MKKNNLTSKISRTLSRTGMKLRKRSPEIFVVAGVVTGVVSAVMACRATMKIDEVLQEPREDIDDIHKYVEEHGYSDKYGEKDEKKDLLIAYTHSGIGLAKLYAPSVTLGVVSIAAILGGHNLLRKRNVALVAAYKTVNKGFKEYRGRVVERFGYAVDKELRYNVRQETIEETVTDSETGEEKTVTKTINVASHGEPSEFAKFFDEGCEGWTKDPDLNLMFLRRQQDYANDRLKERGYLFLNEVYDMLGIQRTRSGQIVGWFYDENNPIGDNYVDFGIYDGSYAAKRNFVNGYERTILLDFNVDGPIIDLI